CACACCCACCGGATGAAACGATCAAACATACTGGACCTTAAAAAATCTGAGAATTTTTCTGCTTTGAAGATGGCGTGCTGGTCCCCCATAGCCAGCTTTGTTAGGACTTCTTGATCAACATCACTTCCTGTGGCAATCACCGTGGAGACCACCTCGTGACGACGCATGGCACTGATCGCCTCGTCCAGGTTGTCGCTGTTAGTGACGCCATCTGTAATGAAAACGAATGAAATCTCTGCATTGGGCCTCGTTTGCCGGGCGCCTCCTCTAACCAGGATGTTGTTGATGGCGTGTATGATGCCGGGCGCCACGCTTGAAGAAGAATCTAGATACTGTAAAGCTGTTAAGCTGTTAACAATCTGGGCAAGGTCATGTGTTAGAGGGAAGGCCACCCGATTGTCTGACTCCTTGCCAAACTCCATCAGTGCCAGACGGGCTCGCTTTCGATCGGTCCTGGTCCTGGCCAGTCCCAGCCTGTCTGCAACCTTCTGAACAAATTCACGAACAAGGAGGAAGTTTCTCTCCCCGAGACGCTCTGAACCATCCAATAGAAATACCAAATCCACAGGCCGCTCAACACAAGGAGCTAAGTCAAGTTCTGAAACgaaacaaaaaagagcaatCACTTCCTGAAGTGCGTTTCCTCATAAACCAATCCTATAACTATGAATAAAACCCACCACTTGTACAGGGGAGATCAGGGCACTTAATAACTGGATCTGGTGAGAAATTAAACAATCATAGGTTAGACAAACACCACAAGGACTAGTACTGTCAGGCTGCTGAGATTATTTGTACAGGCTTACCAGGACAGAGGACAGTTTCCATCTTTTCTAAGAATTCATCAGCCACCAAGTCGCTGTAGCGCCTCATCTCAGTAGCCCGGTCCTTCTTGTTGCACGCGATTGACACCAGAGTCTCGCTGTCGTGTCTGGTGTCAAACATGTCCCCTATCCCGATGGCATTCACCACCACAGCAGGGTCGTTGCAGAGGTATGTGAGCTGATTGTCGTCGTCTCGAGGGTCAAAGCGGCCGTCTGTGACCACGACGACGGACACTTTGGATCGGGCTCTCTTGCTGTCCCTGATGAGGTTATCATAGGCGTACTTCAGAGCAGAGGGGGTGAAGGTGCCCCCAGCAATCCACCTCAGATTCTTCACTGCAGTTTTGAATGCAGTCATGGAGTTTATGTTTGGGTCATCGAGACGAATGCTCTCAAAGGTCCCATTGTGACTGTATTGTACAACTCCAACTCTCGTGCCTAGGAGATACACACATCTTAAATCAGTCTAAAAGTCAAACTTTTAGATTTATTATTTCTGCAAATCTTTTTGGAAAAGCATCACAGATAAATTTGTCAGGGACTACTCGGTAACACCGATTTACAGCAGCACGCCGGTTGCAGGCTTTACTCCAATCATAATTTGTAATGTCAGCGAGTGATGGAGCGCAGTGCAGATAGGTTGTGGCTCTGTAGTCTTAACAAGTGAAAAATCCCTGGATTGAACCCAgggggttgcatcaggaagtgcatccaacaaataaaaatctgccaaatcaaacgtGGAGCTACACACAGTGGTGACGCTGTGTGAGGAGGGAGGAGCTGAAGCTGGTTGTCTTTCTTAGTCAATGATAATATGTCTGCGGGTCGGAGTAGGAAGAGATGCCAAGTTTGGGCTTCTTAGGTGAACAGGCATAAAAGGCGTTATTCAacatatagaaaataaaaaagaaattgaagttttggttttatgtttacagacagaatgtGAATCACAGTCTTAATATTATTCATTTTCACTTGTTGGGTATTTAGCAACTTTCttaaaaaacaccaacaaactGTTGTTTTGGTGTTGTGTTCTCAGCATGAATACGAATCAACCATTTTTATGTAGCACGATTTGAAATACTTTAGTCTGTAGTCTGTCTGCAGAGTCACAGTGTTACTGAAGATTGGTGGGTATTTTATCGTCTTTTGGGTAAATCTGTAGAACGCTTGCTTGCTTGGCGTTACCAGTTGTTGATGTAGGTTCGGGCGCCATAGATCCCAGCCTGTTGATGGTGTTGATAACAAAGTTCTTCTCCAGGGTAAAGTTTGTCAGCCCGACACTCTCTGAGCTATCAATTACAAACACAATGTCCATAGCTCCACAGTGCTTCTCGCAGTCTGAGAGACAAACAACAAGAAGACCATCAACGTGTTTAAACACCACATTTCTGAAGCTGTGTTTGAGTGCTTATACTTTCTTACCGCAGCAACCACACGTCTCTCTGATGTAGTTCATGACATCACATTCCTGCAGTGGCATGTGTGCAGATTAAAAGTAATACACTGAAGTGAGTAAAAGAATTCTTGCATTTAAAATACAtcagtctttttaaaattttactcaCAGTGAGCCCAGAATCGCCTGCTGGTCCTGAATccccctgcacacacacaccacagagaGAACAATGTACCTGGATCTCAAACTTGCATGCATGGTCAGCTCATTATCTGTGTGGCTGTAGCTTACATCAGGTCCACGTTCCCCTCTAGGCCCTCTTTCTCCTGGCGGCCCTGACTGGCCTGGTTCACCCTAGATACAAAGATATTTACAGTCAATGAAACCTAAATGACTCACAAAACACTGAAAGCTGTGCAAAAACACTGATGTTATTAAGGCTTGCTAACAATTTAAATATATGACACCAAAGAAAAATCACAGCACACCCATGCAGCTGGTGTCACATGATCCTGTGGGACTGCTGTGGTCTGATCATCTGTAATGTGTTTGAATAGGAAACAGCACCTGGTAAAATATCCAGCAGCTTAAATAGCATTGTTCTTTGGCCTAATtcatacatatttttttatttaccttGCCATATTTTACAACTGTCACTGTGAGGCAAAGGCAAAGTGATGTGCTCACACTCAAGAGACTAAATTCaacctcatttatttgttttttatcactTAACCTCAAATGACATGCAGCTGTGCACTGCAGATATTTTCAGTTTCGTCAGCTAAGCTTTTGCCTCCATTACAACACAACAGAGGTGGATAATGCTTAATttaaggtggaaaaaaaaatccccagcAACATCTATTTCCAGAAACACCGAGCTTTCTATTCTGATTGGTTAAGGTAGAATAATAACGGTCCATGCAAACAGaattcaaaataaactattggTTTCGGGGAGGTGGAAAGAAccgtttcattaaaaaaaataaataaaaaagaaggaaaaaatgaccaaataaatgttttcaCCTGATTACTTTCTGCCCATGTTGTTTCTGTGCATCGTTTTAATATAATGTAATTTGCAAAAACATACTCCTGGTAATTGGGTCATTTTGTGTGATTGTAGAAAACAGCTTGAGCTGATTTGGTTTTGATGAAAATCAGGTCAAGGTCACACTAAATGTGAAACTCTATAAACATTGCCCTTCTGGGGTTGTTGGACACTCTGAGTGCTCTTGTCTCTTTTGGTTTTAATAAGGGATTGCTCTATATTCTGTTTATCATATTCCCGgatgcttttcatttattttgttttttttttatcttcagtaCCTCATTCACTTATAGGTGAGTTTAAATTTATTAGTTCCCTTTGTGATCCTCCTCTGTTCCCCGAGTCTTTTCTCTGTGGTTGTTTCCCTCTCGTGTTTGCATGTGAGTCTGTCATATGTTTAGCTGCTTCCTGTCTTAATTTGATTGTCTTGTGTGTTTTGTGCTCTGTATCTAGTTTAAATTCCCTGTCTCATTATCCCTGATTTGTTCCGATTGTGTCTTCCAACTCTAAGTCTACCCTTGCCCCTTTGTCGTGCTGTCACACAGTGCTGTGTGCTTTGCTGCTCTGTGTTGGATTCTGTAATTTCTAGTATTTCTAGTTTTAAAGAATTAAGAGCAACACACCAACCTGAACTACTGCACTAAGCAGATTACAGATCTCCGTATTCTGATGATTAAACATATACCAAAAAAATAAGACAGATGTTTAAGATCATGACCTATTCAGCAATTTTGTGCATGACACACTGTTCAAATTAAACCCCGGACTGTGCTGACTCTTCTCCCATATGTACACTGGACCTTTAAGTGGTCACATTGAGGTTCATGATTTGTGCTGGGTGACTGGGACATTTAACATCTTAATTTTGGACTCACTTTACTCTAGTGTAGGTGTGGTGGCAGAAGTCTCTATAGATATGTGAAACCTGACCAGATGTCATAACCATCTGTAGGTTCAGATTCTCCAAGAGGTGAGAAGACATTTTTTGGGACGTGTGTGGACCAACTTTCAGGTATTTTTTGCAGCAGAACAGCATGGACAACAGGAAATTTAAAGTTTGCACATGAATTTAATCAAGGATCTTGTTGGCTTGTTTGCTGACTTAAAGCCTCTGTGGACAACAGTGTAGGCAGTGGATATCAAGGCCAAGTCTCTCTGTCCTGTCCTGTTTTTGAGTCCAAACATCTATAAAACTAAATAAGTACATCATCAATGGTTTAACAATTGCATCTTACAGGCGCTCCTGAAGGCCCTTTATTTCCGGATTCTCCTTTGGCGCCACAGTCACCTCTGCTCCCTGTGGGTCCTCTCCTACCTGGTGCACCCCTGTCTCCCTTTAAATAGCAGAGTTACTTTAGCCTCAAGAAAAAACATCTGAAGACATGCAGGTCATTTTATGAGGTAAAAAGACAGCTGTTACAGGCGGTCCCCTTGATCCAGGATAGCTGAAACCTTGCCTTCCTCTGTCACCctttagaagaaaaacaacGTGAATCAGAATAAATTATTTACTGATAATCATGAACAGAAATACTCAGACTTTCTTTTTACCTTTGGTCCAAGTGGCCCAGTGTCTCCCCTTGGTCCTGAATCTCCAGGATCTCCCATCGTGCCCTGCAGCCAAAGAAgataaaattcaaataaaaaaagaatctacttgaaaaaggagaaaatgatGGCGATGATGATAAagttataaagcaacaaacattTCGTCCAGAGGTGcctggttctcctggctgaCCCCTCGGTCCCGGTAGTCCCAGTTCGCCCtgtcagagagagaaaataacagaaaacccTTTTTACTGGACTCAACCTTGACTCCAgcccacacacgcacatgcaggATGAGTTTCACTGATGTGGATTTGGCAGTTTCAAGCTAATCATTTCAAATTACTTTATAGTTTCTTATAGTTTCCTCTGGAAAATAAGTGTTTTTATGATGAAGGCATGGCTCCAGTGTTGAATGTCTAATGAAGGCATGCCAGGTTCTTGGGAAGCCTCTGAGTCATTGCTCATCAAAAATCCACCCACAGCGTGATCTCCTCACCTTTGCGCCCTTGAGTCCATTTTCCCCAGGCCGACCTCTGCTTCCCTCCGGGCCTCGTTCTCCCtcgaaaaataaatgaatgtgtCAGAACAAAACCATTAATTACTTCCCAATATATACAAGACACAACAGTAACAGGGAGGCAATAATTCTGCCTCAGGGAAGTGTCTGAGGAATTTTTCTGAGATGACCCACTGAAAGAGAGAACTGTGTTATACTAGTTGTGATTTCACTATTTCAGAGAAATAAAGAATTAAAAACCACAAGCACACTTCCGACtttcttcctcac
This DNA window, taken from Oreochromis niloticus isolate F11D_XX linkage group LG16, O_niloticus_UMD_NMBU, whole genome shotgun sequence, encodes the following:
- the LOC100710501 gene encoding LOW QUALITY PROTEIN: collagen alpha-2(VI) chain (The sequence of the model RefSeq protein was modified relative to this genomic sequence to represent the inferred CDS: deleted 1 base in 1 codon); the protein is MAMLSGFVFILLVQTVNLQLTPRGPRPIPGRGDSPEPTIPPLLPEPTPRPEGCEAGIIDCPIRVYFTIDTSETVALQEPPPGSLVESIREFTKIFAERLADEEYRGHIQITWSIGGLHFSQTQVVFSQLTTRANFIRNLASIRYLGKGTYIDCALKNMTHHMTQHYTETKAVLFAVVITDGYVTGNPCSGIKVMAEKARDQGIQIFSVAASKEIDEFGMREIANSPYELFRDDYIAVEIVDGKPRLSTKTIDRIVKAMKYQAYLQCYKPRCFESPGRPGLRGPSGPKGTKGDTGPPGPKGERGRQGDPGIEGPIGRPGPKGEPGLRGDKGEIGLTGAKGVAGSTGKNGTDGQKGKIGRIGTPGCKGDPGDKGPDGYPGDVGETGPLVTKEKRVTWAFLESQAPPGPKGNPGPKGERGSQGNPGQPGQRGSPGRKGSPGAKGEQGRRGNPGVKGAQGNTGPKGTKGERGPEGSRGRPGENGLKGAKGELGLPGPRGQPGEPGTSGRNGTMGDPGDSGPRGDTGPLGPKGDRGRQGFSYPGSRGPPGDRGAPGRRGPTGSRGDCGAKGESGNKGPSGAPGEPGQSGPPGERGPRGERGPDGDSGPAGDSGLTECDVMNYIRETCGCCDCEKHCGAMDIVFVIDSSESVGLTNFTLEKNFVINTINRLGSMAPEPTSTTGTRVGVVQYSHNGTFESIRLDDPNINSMTAFKTAVKNLRWIAGGTFTPSALKYAYDNLIRDSKRARSKVSVVVVTDGRFDPRDDDNQLTYLCNDPAVVVNAIGIGDMFDTRHDSETLVSIACNKKDRATEMRRYSDLVADEFLEKMETVLCPDPVIKCPDLPCTSELDLAPCVERPVDLVFLLDGSERLGERNFLLVREFVQKVADRLGLARTRTDRKRARLALMEFGKESDNRVAFPLTHDLAQIVNSLTALQYLDSSSSVAPGIIHAINNILVRGGARQTRPNAEISFVFITDGVTNSDNLDEAISAMRRHEVVSTVIATGSDVDQEVLTKLAMGDQHAIFKAEKFSDFLRSSMFDRFIRWVC